The following coding sequences lie in one Nycticebus coucang isolate mNycCou1 chromosome 18, mNycCou1.pri, whole genome shotgun sequence genomic window:
- the MINK1 gene encoding misshapen-like kinase 1 isoform X8, whose amino-acid sequence MGDPAPARSLDDIDLSALRDPAGIFELVEVVGNGTYGQVYKGRHVKTGQLAAIKVMDVTEDEEEEIKQEINMLKKYSHHRNIATYYGAFIKKSPPGNDDQLWLVMEFCGAGSVTDLVKNTKGNALKEDCIAYICREILRGLAHLHAHKVIHRDIKGQNVLLTENAEVKLVDFGVSAQLDRTVGRRNTFIGTPYWMAPEVIACDENPDATYDYRSDIWSLGITAIEMAEGAPPLCDMHPMRALFLIPRNPPPRLKSKKWSKKFIDFIDTCLIKTYLSRPPTEQLLKFPFIRDQPTERQVRIQLKDHIDRSRKKRGEKEETEYEYSGSEEEDDSHGEEGEPSSIMNVPGESTLRREFLRLQQENKSNSEALKQQQQLQQQQQRDPEAHIKHLLHQRQRRIEEQKEERRRVEEQQRREREQRKLQEKEQQRRLEDMQALRREEERRQAEREQEYIRHRLEEEQRQLEILQQQLLQEQALLLEYKRKQLEEQRQSERLQRQLQQEHAYLKSLQQQQQQQQQLQKQQQQQILPGERKPLYHYGRGINPADKPAWAREVEERTRMNKQQNSPLAKTKPSSTGPEPSIPQASPGPPGPLSQTPPMQRPVEPQEGPHKSLVAHRVPLKPYAAPVPRSQSLQDQPTRNLAAFPASHDPDPAIPTPAATPSARGAVIRQNSDPTSEGPGPSPNPPAWVRPDNEAPPKVPQRTSSIATALNTSGAGGSRPAQAVRARPRSNSAWQIYLQRRAERGTPKSPGPPAQPPGPPNASSNPDLRRSDPGWERSDSVLPASHGHLPQAGSLERNRVGASSKLDSSPVLSPGNKAKPDDHRSRPGRPADFVLLKERTLDEAPRPPKKAMDYSSSSEEVESSEEDEEEGDGEPSEGSRDTPGGRSDGDTDSVSTMVVHDVEEIPGTQPPYGGGTMVVQRTPEEERSLLHADSNGYPNLPDVVQPSHSPTENSKGQSPPLKDGGNDYQSRGLVKAPGKSSFTMFVDLGIYQPGGSGDTIPITALVGGEGTRLDQLQYDVRKGSVVNVNPTNTRAHSETPEIRKYKKRFNSEILCAALWGVNLLVGTENGLMLLDRSGQGKVYGLIGRRRFQQMDVLEGLNLLITISGKRNKLRVYYLSWLRNKILHNDPEVEKKQGWTTVGDMEGCGHYRVVKYERIKFLVIALKNSVEVYAWAPKPYHKFMAFKSFADLPHRPLLVDLTVEEGQRLKVIYGSSAGFHAVDVDSGNSYDIYIPVHIQSQITPHAIIFLPNTDGMEMLLCYEDEGVYVNTYGRIIKDVVLQWGEMPTSVAYICSNQIMGWGEKAIEIRSVETGHLDGVFMHKRAQRLKFLCERNDKVFFASVRSGGSSQVYFMTLNRNCIMNW is encoded by the exons GACCCTGCTGGAATCTTTGAGCTGGTGGAAGTGGTCGGCAATGGAACCTACGGACAGGTGTACAAG GGTCGGCATGTCAAGACTGGGCAGCTGGCTGCCATCAAGGTCATGGATGTCACAGAG gatgaggaggaagagatcAAGCAGGAGATCAACATGTTGAAAAAGTATTCTCACCATCGAAACATTGCCACCTACTATGGAGCCTTCATCAAGAAGAGTCCCCCTGGAAACGACGATCAGCTCTGG CTGGTGATGGAATTCTGTGGTGCTGGTTCAGTGACCGACCTGGTAAAGAACACAAAGGGTAACGCTCTGAAAGAGGACTGCATCGCCTACATCTGCAGGGAGATTCTCAGG GGTCTGGCCCATCTCCATGCCCACAAGGTGATCCATCGAGACATTAAGGGGCAGAATGTGCTGCTGACAGAGAATGCTGAGGTCAAGCTAG TGGATTTTGGGGTGAGTGCTCAGCTGGACCGCACGGTGGGCAGGCGAAACACTTTCATTGGGACTCCCTACTGGATGGCCCCAGAAGTCATCGCCTGTGATGAGAACCCTGACGCCACTTACGATTATAGG AGTGACATTTGGTCTCTGGGAATCACAGCCATCGAGATGGCAGAGGGAGCCCCCC CTCTGTGTGACATGCACCCCATGCGAGCCCTCTTCCTCATCCCTCGGAATCCTCCACCCAGGCTCAAGTCCAAGAAATG GTCTAAGAAGTTCATTGACTTCATCGACACATGTCTCATCAAGACTTACTTGAGCCGCCCACCTACAGAACAGTTACTGAAGTTTCCCTTCATCCGAGACCAGCCCACGGAGCGGCAGGTCCGCATCCAGCTCAAGGACCACATCGACCGGTCCCGGAAGAAACGGGGTGAGAAAG AGGAGACAGAATACGAGTACAGCGGCAGTGAGGAAGAAGACGACAGCCACGGAGAGGAAGGAGAGCCAAG CTCCATCATGAACGTGCCTGGCGAGTCCACACTACGCCGGGAGTTTCTCCGGCTTCAGCAGGAGAATAAGAGCAACTCAGAGGCtttaaagcagcagcagcagctgcagcagcagcaacagcgaGATCCTGAGGCACACATCAAGCACCTGCTACACCAGCGGCAGCGACGCATAGAGGAGCAGAAGGAGGAGCGGCGGCGTGTTGAGGAG CAACAGCGGCGGGAGCGGGAGCAGCGGAAGCTGCAGGAAAAGGAGCAGCAGCGGCGGCTGGAGGACATGCAGGCGTTGCGGCGGGAGGAGGAGCGGCGGCAGGCGGAGCGAGAGCAG gaatATATCCGTCACAGGCTAGAGGAGGAGCAGCGACAGCTCGAGATCCTTCAGCAACAGCTGCTCCAGGAACAGGCCCTGCTGCTG GAATACAAGCGGAAGCAGCTGGAGGAGCAGCGGCAGTCAGAACGTCTCCAGAGGCAACTGCAGCAGGAGCACGCCTACCTCAAGTccctgcagcagcagcaacagcagcagcagcagcttcagaaacagcagcagcagcagatccTGCCTGGGGAGAGGAAGCCCCTGTATCATTATGGTCGGGGCATTAATCCCGCTGACAAGCCAGCCTGGGCTCGAGAG GTAGAAGAGAGAACAAGGATGAACAAGCAGCAGAACTCTCCCTTGGCCAAGACCAAGCCAAGCAGCACAGGGCCTGAGCCCTCCATCCCCCAGGCCTCCCCTGGACCCCCAGGACCTCTTTCTCAAACTCCTCCTATGCAGAGGCCGGTGGAGCCCCAGGAGGGACCACACAAG AGCCTGGTAGCACACCGGGTCCCACTGAAGCCATATGCAGCACCTGTACCCCGATCCCAGTCCCTGCAGGACCAGCCCACCCGAAACCTGGCTGCCTTCCCAGCCTCTCACGACCCTGATCCTGCCATCCCCACACCCGCTGCCACGCCCAGTGCCCGGGGAGCTGTCATCCGCCAGAATTCAGACCCCACCTCTGAAGGGCCTGGCCCCAGCCCCAACCCCCCAGCCTGGGTCCGGCCAGACAACGAGGCCCCACCCAAG GTGCCTCAGAGGACCTCATCTATCGCCACTGCCCTTAACACCAGTGGGGCCGGAGGGTCCCGGCCAGCCCAGGCTGTCCGAGCAAG ACCTCGCAGCAACTCCGCCTGGCAAATCTATCTGCAAAGGCGGGCAGAGCGGGGCACCCCCAAGTCTCCAGGGCCCCCTGCTCAGCCCCCTGGCCCGCCCAACGCCTCTAG TAACCCCGACCTCAGGAGGAGCGACCCTGGCTGGGAGCGCTCAGACAGTGTCCTCCCGGCCTCTCATGGGCACCTTCCTCAGGCTGGCTCACTGGAGCGAAACCGTGTGGGAG CCTCCTCCAAACTGGATAGCTCCCCAGTACTCTCCCCTGGGAACAAAGCCAAGCCTGATGACCACCGCTCCCGGCCAGGCCGGCCCGCA GATTTCGTGTTACTGAAAGAGCGGACTCTGGATGAAgcccctcggcctcccaagaaGGCCATGGACTATTCATCATCCAGTGAGGAAGTGGAAAGCAGtgaagaggatgaggaggaaggtgATGGCGAGCCATCAGAGGGGAGCAGAGACACCCCAGGGGGCCG CAGTGATGGAGACACAGACAGCGTCAGCACCATGGTGGTCCATGACGTTGAGGAAATCCCTGGGACCCAGCCCCCATATGGGGGCGGCACCATGGTGGTCCAGCGT ACCCCTGAAGAGGAGCGGAGCTTGCTGCATGCTGACAGCAACGGTTACCCAAACCTGCCTGATGTGGTCCAGCCCAGCCACTCACCTACTGAAAACAGCAAAGGTCAAAGCCCACCTTTGAAGGATGGAGGAAATGAT TACCAATCTCGTGGGCTAGTAAAAGCCCCTGGCAAGAGCTCGTTCACGATGTTTGTGGATCTAGGGATCTACCAGCCTGGAGGCAGTGGGGACACCATCCCCATCACAG CCCTAGTGGGTGGAGAGGGTACTCGACTTGATCAGCTACAGTACGACGTGAGGAAGGGCTCTGTGGTCAATGTGAACCCCACCAACACCCGGGCCCACAGTGAAACTCCTGAGATTCGCAAGTACAAGAAACGATTCAATTCTGAGATCCTCTGTGCAGCCCTTTGGG GGGTCAACCTGCTGGTGGGCACGGAGAATGGGCTGATGCTGCTAGACCGAAGCGGGCAGGGAAAGGTATATGGACTCATTGGGCGGCGACGCTTCCAGCAAATGGATGTGCTGGAGGGGCTCAACCTGCTCATAACCATCTCAG GGAAAAGGAATAAACTGCGGGTGTATTACCTGTCGTGGCTCCGAAACAAGATTCTGCACAATGACCCAGAAGTGGAGAAGAAGCAGGGCTGGACGACTGTGGGGGACATGGAAGGCTGTGGGCACTACCGAGTTG TGAAATATGAGCGTATTAAGTTCCTGGTCATTGCCCTGAAGAACTCTGTGGAGGTATATGCCTGGGCCCCCAAACCCTACCACAAATTCATGGCCTTCAAG TCCTTCGCTGACCTTCCTCACCGCCCTCTGCTGGTTGACCTGACCGTAGAGGAGGGACAGCGTCTCAAGGTCATTTATGGCTCCAGTGCTGGCTTCCATGCTGTGGATGTCGACTCGGGGAACAGCTATGACATCTATATCCCTGTGCAT ATCCAGAGCCAGATCACGCCCCATGCCATCATTTTCCTCCCCAATACTGATGGCATGGAGATGCTGCTGTGCTATGAAGACGAGGGGGTCTATGTCAACACATATGGGCGGATCATCAAAGATGTGGTGTTGCAGTGGGGAGAGATGCCCACCTCTGTGG CCTACATCTGCTCCAACCAGATCATGGGCTGGGGTGAGAAAGCCATTGAGATCCGCTCTGTGGAGACAGGCCACCTGGATGGGGTCTTCATGCACAAACGAGCCCAGAGGCTCAAGTTCCTGTGTGAGCGGAATGACAAG GTCTTTTTTGCCTCAGTCCGCTCCGGGGGCAGCAGCCAAGTTTACTTCATGACTCTGAACCGTAACTGCATCATGAACTGGTGA
- the MINK1 gene encoding misshapen-like kinase 1 isoform X2, whose translation MGDPAPARSLDDIDLSALRDPAGIFELVEVVGNGTYGQVYKGRHVKTGQLAAIKVMDVTEDEEEEIKQEINMLKKYSHHRNIATYYGAFIKKSPPGNDDQLWLVMEFCGAGSVTDLVKNTKGNALKEDCIAYICREILRGLAHLHAHKVIHRDIKGQNVLLTENAEVKLVDFGVSAQLDRTVGRRNTFIGTPYWMAPEVIACDENPDATYDYRSDIWSLGITAIEMAEGAPPLCDMHPMRALFLIPRNPPPRLKSKKWSKKFIDFIDTCLIKTYLSRPPTEQLLKFPFIRDQPTERQVRIQLKDHIDRSRKKRGEKEETEYEYSGSEEEDDSHGEEGEPSSIMNVPGESTLRREFLRLQQENKSNSEALKQQQQLQQQQQRDPEAHIKHLLHQRQRRIEEQKEERRRVEEQQRREREQRKLQEKEQQRRLEDMQALRREEERRQAEREQEYIRHRLEEEQRQLEILQQQLLQEQALLLEYKRKQLEEQRQSERLQRQLQQEHAYLKSLQQQQQQQQQLQKQQQQQILPGERKPLYHYGRGINPADKPAWAREVEERTRMNKQQNSPLAKTKPSSTGPEPSIPQASPGPPGPLSQTPPMQRPVEPQEGPHKSLVAHRVPLKPYAAPVPRSQSLQDQPTRNLAAFPASHDPDPAIPTPAATPSARGAVIRQNSDPTSEGPGPSPNPPAWVRPDNEAPPKVPQRTSSIATALNTSGAGGSRPAQAVRARPRSNSAWQIYLQRRAERGTPKSPGPPAQPPGPPNASSNPDLRRSDPGWERSDSVLPASHGHLPQAGSLERNRVGASSKLDSSPVLSPGNKAKPDDHRSRPGRPASYKRAIGEVSEVGPACGSPLLLPCPVSSPPLYHPARAHLLPFPHTSLPLQDFVLLKERTLDEAPRPPKKAMDYSSSSEEVESSEEDEEEGDGEPSEGSRDTPGGRDGDTDSVSTMVVHDVEEIPGTQPPYGGGTMVVQRTPEEERSLLHADSNGYPNLPDVVQPSHSPTENSKGQSPPLKDGGNDYQSRGLVKAPGKSSFTMFVDLGIYQPGGSGDTIPITALVGGEGTRLDQLQYDVRKGSVVNVNPTNTRAHSETPEIRKYKKRFNSEILCAALWGVNLLVGTENGLMLLDRSGQGKVYGLIGRRRFQQMDVLEGLNLLITISGKRNKLRVYYLSWLRNKILHNDPEVEKKQGWTTVGDMEGCGHYRVVKYERIKFLVIALKNSVEVYAWAPKPYHKFMAFKSFADLPHRPLLVDLTVEEGQRLKVIYGSSAGFHAVDVDSGNSYDIYIPVHIQSQITPHAIIFLPNTDGMEMLLCYEDEGVYVNTYGRIIKDVVLQWGEMPTSVAYICSNQIMGWGEKAIEIRSVETGHLDGVFMHKRAQRLKFLCERNDKVFFASVRSGGSSQVYFMTLNRNCIMNW comes from the exons GACCCTGCTGGAATCTTTGAGCTGGTGGAAGTGGTCGGCAATGGAACCTACGGACAGGTGTACAAG GGTCGGCATGTCAAGACTGGGCAGCTGGCTGCCATCAAGGTCATGGATGTCACAGAG gatgaggaggaagagatcAAGCAGGAGATCAACATGTTGAAAAAGTATTCTCACCATCGAAACATTGCCACCTACTATGGAGCCTTCATCAAGAAGAGTCCCCCTGGAAACGACGATCAGCTCTGG CTGGTGATGGAATTCTGTGGTGCTGGTTCAGTGACCGACCTGGTAAAGAACACAAAGGGTAACGCTCTGAAAGAGGACTGCATCGCCTACATCTGCAGGGAGATTCTCAGG GGTCTGGCCCATCTCCATGCCCACAAGGTGATCCATCGAGACATTAAGGGGCAGAATGTGCTGCTGACAGAGAATGCTGAGGTCAAGCTAG TGGATTTTGGGGTGAGTGCTCAGCTGGACCGCACGGTGGGCAGGCGAAACACTTTCATTGGGACTCCCTACTGGATGGCCCCAGAAGTCATCGCCTGTGATGAGAACCCTGACGCCACTTACGATTATAGG AGTGACATTTGGTCTCTGGGAATCACAGCCATCGAGATGGCAGAGGGAGCCCCCC CTCTGTGTGACATGCACCCCATGCGAGCCCTCTTCCTCATCCCTCGGAATCCTCCACCCAGGCTCAAGTCCAAGAAATG GTCTAAGAAGTTCATTGACTTCATCGACACATGTCTCATCAAGACTTACTTGAGCCGCCCACCTACAGAACAGTTACTGAAGTTTCCCTTCATCCGAGACCAGCCCACGGAGCGGCAGGTCCGCATCCAGCTCAAGGACCACATCGACCGGTCCCGGAAGAAACGGGGTGAGAAAG AGGAGACAGAATACGAGTACAGCGGCAGTGAGGAAGAAGACGACAGCCACGGAGAGGAAGGAGAGCCAAG CTCCATCATGAACGTGCCTGGCGAGTCCACACTACGCCGGGAGTTTCTCCGGCTTCAGCAGGAGAATAAGAGCAACTCAGAGGCtttaaagcagcagcagcagctgcagcagcagcaacagcgaGATCCTGAGGCACACATCAAGCACCTGCTACACCAGCGGCAGCGACGCATAGAGGAGCAGAAGGAGGAGCGGCGGCGTGTTGAGGAG CAACAGCGGCGGGAGCGGGAGCAGCGGAAGCTGCAGGAAAAGGAGCAGCAGCGGCGGCTGGAGGACATGCAGGCGTTGCGGCGGGAGGAGGAGCGGCGGCAGGCGGAGCGAGAGCAG gaatATATCCGTCACAGGCTAGAGGAGGAGCAGCGACAGCTCGAGATCCTTCAGCAACAGCTGCTCCAGGAACAGGCCCTGCTGCTG GAATACAAGCGGAAGCAGCTGGAGGAGCAGCGGCAGTCAGAACGTCTCCAGAGGCAACTGCAGCAGGAGCACGCCTACCTCAAGTccctgcagcagcagcaacagcagcagcagcagcttcagaaacagcagcagcagcagatccTGCCTGGGGAGAGGAAGCCCCTGTATCATTATGGTCGGGGCATTAATCCCGCTGACAAGCCAGCCTGGGCTCGAGAG GTAGAAGAGAGAACAAGGATGAACAAGCAGCAGAACTCTCCCTTGGCCAAGACCAAGCCAAGCAGCACAGGGCCTGAGCCCTCCATCCCCCAGGCCTCCCCTGGACCCCCAGGACCTCTTTCTCAAACTCCTCCTATGCAGAGGCCGGTGGAGCCCCAGGAGGGACCACACAAG AGCCTGGTAGCACACCGGGTCCCACTGAAGCCATATGCAGCACCTGTACCCCGATCCCAGTCCCTGCAGGACCAGCCCACCCGAAACCTGGCTGCCTTCCCAGCCTCTCACGACCCTGATCCTGCCATCCCCACACCCGCTGCCACGCCCAGTGCCCGGGGAGCTGTCATCCGCCAGAATTCAGACCCCACCTCTGAAGGGCCTGGCCCCAGCCCCAACCCCCCAGCCTGGGTCCGGCCAGACAACGAGGCCCCACCCAAG GTGCCTCAGAGGACCTCATCTATCGCCACTGCCCTTAACACCAGTGGGGCCGGAGGGTCCCGGCCAGCCCAGGCTGTCCGAGCAAG ACCTCGCAGCAACTCCGCCTGGCAAATCTATCTGCAAAGGCGGGCAGAGCGGGGCACCCCCAAGTCTCCAGGGCCCCCTGCTCAGCCCCCTGGCCCGCCCAACGCCTCTAG TAACCCCGACCTCAGGAGGAGCGACCCTGGCTGGGAGCGCTCAGACAGTGTCCTCCCGGCCTCTCATGGGCACCTTCCTCAGGCTGGCTCACTGGAGCGAAACCGTGTGGGAG CCTCCTCCAAACTGGATAGCTCCCCAGTACTCTCCCCTGGGAACAAAGCCAAGCCTGATGACCACCGCTCCCGGCCAGGCCGGCCCGCA AGCTATAAGCGAGCAATCGGTGAGGTTAGTGAGGTGGGGCCTGCTTGTGGGAGCCCTCTCCTGCTACCCTGCCCggtctcctctcctcctctgtaCCACCCCGCCAGAGCCCATCTTCTGCCCTTCCCTCATACATCTCTTCCCTTGCAGGATTTCGTGTTACTGAAAGAGCGGACTCTGGATGAAgcccctcggcctcccaagaaGGCCATGGACTATTCATCATCCAGTGAGGAAGTGGAAAGCAGtgaagaggatgaggaggaaggtgATGGCGAGCCATCAGAGGGGAGCAGAGACACCCCAGGGGGCCG TGATGGAGACACAGACAGCGTCAGCACCATGGTGGTCCATGACGTTGAGGAAATCCCTGGGACCCAGCCCCCATATGGGGGCGGCACCATGGTGGTCCAGCGT ACCCCTGAAGAGGAGCGGAGCTTGCTGCATGCTGACAGCAACGGTTACCCAAACCTGCCTGATGTGGTCCAGCCCAGCCACTCACCTACTGAAAACAGCAAAGGTCAAAGCCCACCTTTGAAGGATGGAGGAAATGAT TACCAATCTCGTGGGCTAGTAAAAGCCCCTGGCAAGAGCTCGTTCACGATGTTTGTGGATCTAGGGATCTACCAGCCTGGAGGCAGTGGGGACACCATCCCCATCACAG CCCTAGTGGGTGGAGAGGGTACTCGACTTGATCAGCTACAGTACGACGTGAGGAAGGGCTCTGTGGTCAATGTGAACCCCACCAACACCCGGGCCCACAGTGAAACTCCTGAGATTCGCAAGTACAAGAAACGATTCAATTCTGAGATCCTCTGTGCAGCCCTTTGGG GGGTCAACCTGCTGGTGGGCACGGAGAATGGGCTGATGCTGCTAGACCGAAGCGGGCAGGGAAAGGTATATGGACTCATTGGGCGGCGACGCTTCCAGCAAATGGATGTGCTGGAGGGGCTCAACCTGCTCATAACCATCTCAG GGAAAAGGAATAAACTGCGGGTGTATTACCTGTCGTGGCTCCGAAACAAGATTCTGCACAATGACCCAGAAGTGGAGAAGAAGCAGGGCTGGACGACTGTGGGGGACATGGAAGGCTGTGGGCACTACCGAGTTG TGAAATATGAGCGTATTAAGTTCCTGGTCATTGCCCTGAAGAACTCTGTGGAGGTATATGCCTGGGCCCCCAAACCCTACCACAAATTCATGGCCTTCAAG TCCTTCGCTGACCTTCCTCACCGCCCTCTGCTGGTTGACCTGACCGTAGAGGAGGGACAGCGTCTCAAGGTCATTTATGGCTCCAGTGCTGGCTTCCATGCTGTGGATGTCGACTCGGGGAACAGCTATGACATCTATATCCCTGTGCAT ATCCAGAGCCAGATCACGCCCCATGCCATCATTTTCCTCCCCAATACTGATGGCATGGAGATGCTGCTGTGCTATGAAGACGAGGGGGTCTATGTCAACACATATGGGCGGATCATCAAAGATGTGGTGTTGCAGTGGGGAGAGATGCCCACCTCTGTGG CCTACATCTGCTCCAACCAGATCATGGGCTGGGGTGAGAAAGCCATTGAGATCCGCTCTGTGGAGACAGGCCACCTGGATGGGGTCTTCATGCACAAACGAGCCCAGAGGCTCAAGTTCCTGTGTGAGCGGAATGACAAG GTCTTTTTTGCCTCAGTCCGCTCCGGGGGCAGCAGCCAAGTTTACTTCATGACTCTGAACCGTAACTGCATCATGAACTGGTGA